One window of the Strix uralensis isolate ZFMK-TIS-50842 chromosome 3, bStrUra1, whole genome shotgun sequence genome contains the following:
- the RHOB gene encoding rho-related GTP-binding protein RhoB has translation MAAIRKKLVVVGDGACGKTCLLIVFSKDEFPEVYVPTVFENYVADIEVDGKQVELALWDTAGQEDYDRLRPLSYPDTDVILMCFSVDSPDSLENIPEKWVPEVKHFCPNVPIILVANKKDLRNDEHVRNELARMKQEPVRTEDGRAMAIRIQAYDYLECSAKTKEGVREVFETATRAALQKRYGTQNGCINCCKVL, from the coding sequence ATGGCCGCCATCCGCAAGaagctggtggtggtgggggacGGCGCCTGTGGCAAGACTTGCCTCCTCATCGTCTTCAGTAAGGACGAGTTCCCTGAGGTCTATGTGCCCACCGTCTTCGAGAACTACGTGGCTGACATCGAGGTGGATGGCAAGCAGGTGGAGCTGGCCCTGTGGGACACGGCGGGCCAGGAGGACTATGACCGCCTGCGCCCTCTCTCTTACCCGGACACCGACGTGATCCTCATGTGCTTCTCTGTGGACAGCCCGGACTCGCTGGAGAACATCCCGGAGAAGTGGGTGCCCGAAGTCAAGCACTTCTGCCCCAATGTCCCCATCATCCTGGTGGCCAACAAGAAAGACCTGCGCAACGACGAGCACGTGCGCAACGAGCTGGCCCGCATGAAGCAGGAGCCCGTGCGCACTGAGGATGGCCGCGCCATGGCCATTCGCATCCAGGCCTACGACTACCTGGAGTGCTCGGCCAAGACCAAGGAGGGTGTCCGGGAGGTCTTTGAGACCGCCACCCGGGCAGCCTTGCAGAAGCGCTACGGCACCCAGAACGGCTGCATCAACTGCTGCAAAGTGCTATAG